The following are encoded together in the Bacillus sp. NP157 genome:
- a CDS encoding SAM-dependent methyltransferase — protein sequence MTDRLPEPGADERAHSDHLAGLLREEIASQGPMPFSRFMERCLYTPGLGYYSAGKAKFGAEGDFVTAPELGTLFARCVVRAFEPVLAAVGAEADFLEIGGGSGAFAETALRALDAAGKLPRRYMILEPSADLRERQRTRLHANLPPAVAQRAVWLDAPLEEPWDGVVFANEVIDALPTTRVTVRDGEVYEEYVVLDGEGRFTRTDRPADVLVRSAVRHVERDLGREFEAGYRTEILPQLPYWVQAVAGTLRSGAMIFADYGYTRSEYYLPERTDGTLRAFYRHRTHGDAFFLPGLQDLTASVDFTALAEAGNSAGFGVAAYMPQAQFLIAAGMQEFFEDDYLALNDEAARYRLSQEVKKLTLPDQMGERFQVMLFAKGIEASALPEGVMAADQGGRL from the coding sequence ATGACCGACCGCCTTCCTGAACCTGGCGCCGACGAGCGCGCCCACTCCGATCATCTGGCGGGTCTCCTGCGCGAAGAGATTGCTTCGCAGGGGCCGATGCCGTTCTCGCGCTTCATGGAGCGCTGCCTGTACACGCCGGGGCTGGGCTATTACAGCGCCGGCAAGGCGAAATTCGGTGCCGAGGGGGACTTCGTCACGGCGCCCGAGCTGGGTACGCTGTTTGCCCGCTGCGTCGTGCGTGCCTTCGAGCCGGTGCTCGCCGCCGTCGGTGCGGAGGCGGACTTCCTCGAGATCGGCGGCGGTAGCGGCGCCTTCGCGGAAACCGCCTTGCGTGCCCTGGACGCCGCCGGCAAGCTGCCGCGCCGCTACATGATCCTCGAGCCCAGTGCCGACCTGCGCGAGCGCCAGCGCACGCGGCTACACGCCAACCTGCCGCCGGCGGTCGCACAGCGCGCGGTCTGGCTCGATGCACCGCTGGAAGAGCCGTGGGATGGCGTGGTGTTCGCCAACGAGGTGATCGATGCCTTGCCGACCACTCGCGTCACCGTGCGCGATGGCGAGGTCTACGAGGAATACGTGGTGCTGGACGGCGAGGGCCGTTTCACCCGGACCGATCGGCCGGCCGACGTGCTGGTCAGGAGCGCGGTGCGCCACGTCGAGCGCGATCTCGGCCGCGAGTTCGAAGCCGGCTATCGCACCGAGATCCTGCCGCAGCTGCCGTACTGGGTGCAGGCCGTGGCGGGCACGCTGCGTAGCGGTGCGATGATCTTCGCCGACTATGGCTACACGCGCAGCGAGTACTACCTGCCCGAGCGCACCGACGGCACCCTGCGTGCGTTCTATCGCCACCGCACCCATGGCGACGCGTTCTTCCTGCCCGGCCTGCAGGACCTCACCGCGTCGGTGGATTTCACTGCGCTGGCCGAGGCTGGCAACAGCGCGGGGTTCGGCGTGGCGGCGTACATGCCGCAGGCGCAGTTCCTGATCGCCGCGGGCATGCAGGAGTTCTTCGAAGACGACTACCTGGCCCTGAACGACGAGGCGGCGCGTTATCGCCTGTCGCAGGAAGTGAAGAAGCTGACCCTGCCCGACCAGATGGGCGAGCGCTTCCAGGTGATGCTGTTCGCGAAGGGCATCGAGGCCAGCGCGCTGCCGGAAGGGGTGATGGCGGCTGACCAGGGCGGGCGGTTGTAG